A region from the Lolium perenne isolate Kyuss_39 chromosome 4, Kyuss_2.0, whole genome shotgun sequence genome encodes:
- the LOC127346800 gene encoding uncharacterized protein, which produces MTIEEYMSVCPEWAEQHREAWEELIRARWLRQDEEFAAVSRRNMENRGTGGTHCAGNRDYTRFKGKKVAEAPPGVVLHDAQIYDMMRTKQKPNPALPQPQYYGNAKAAKEDYCDMVKSRHPEVDDPLSIPVDEESLVLSGHGRPHGRFPFLNKAVKPTHSTSYTRLKHTLTADSPQPRPRPARPPAYDPEFEAAFEACNEAYQQAAAQWNRQNTAYMSYIAVSLNLSSRASR; this is translated from the exons atgaccattgaggagtacatgtcg gtttgtcccgagtgggccgagcagcatagggaggcatgggaggagctgattagggcgaggtggcttaggcaggacgaggagtttgcagccgtgtcgaggcgtaacatggagaaccgaggcaccggtggcacacactgcgcgggaaaccgcgactacacccgcttcaaggggaaaaag gtggccgaggcaccacctggggtggtgcttcatgatgcccagatatatgacatgatgcggacgaagcagaagcccaatcccgcattgcctcagccacagtactacggcaatgccaaggccgccaaggaggactactgcgacatggtcaagtctcgtcaccccgaggtggatgaccccttgagcattccggtcgacgaggagtcgttggtcctgtcggggcacgggcgtccgcatggccgtttcccctttctgaataaggcggtcaagcctacccactccacgagctacacgcgtctcaagcataccctcaccgccgacagcccccagcctcgtccacggcctgctcgtccacccgcctacgat cctgagttcgaggcggccttcgaagcctgcaatgaagcgtatcagcaggccgctgcccagtggaataGGCAGAATACGGCTTATATGTCGTATATAGCAGTAAGTCTGAATCTTTCTTCTCGcgcaagtagatga